From a single Bacillus pseudomycoides DSM 12442 genomic region:
- a CDS encoding Nif3-like dinuclear metal center hexameric protein, which yields MDVLHIVERINELFNVTNKKIYSSESGITYHADKKVKKLGYCVNLTLETIEEARIHGVDMMVTHHDAWDEIYGLKEACIEKLAEYGISHYYNHLPLDDCNFGTNDSLLKKLNLENVKRTHEWEGLYFGRIAEYDKEIEFNELVENIENILEEPVKFWRFNDKKVKRVGLVCGNGGSTTCLKEAVENKCDVYITGECNLYTIQYAQFKGINLIIGSHTFTEFFGIQSLALKLNENKKELEVVRLNEEHYEANIK from the coding sequence ATGGATGTTTTACATATTGTTGAAAGAATTAATGAACTTTTTAATGTAACAAATAAGAAAATCTATTCTAGTGAATCTGGGATTACATACCATGCAGATAAAAAAGTTAAAAAATTAGGATACTGTGTTAACCTAACGCTTGAAACTATTGAGGAAGCAAGAATTCATGGAGTTGATATGATGGTGACACACCACGATGCATGGGATGAAATATATGGATTAAAAGAGGCATGCATAGAAAAACTAGCAGAGTATGGTATAAGTCACTACTATAATCACTTGCCACTTGATGACTGTAACTTTGGAACAAATGATAGTTTATTAAAAAAATTGAATTTAGAAAATGTTAAAAGAACCCACGAATGGGAAGGGTTATATTTTGGTAGAATCGCAGAATATGATAAAGAAATTGAATTTAATGAATTGGTGGAAAATATCGAAAATATACTTGAAGAACCAGTTAAATTTTGGCGGTTTAATGACAAAAAGGTGAAGCGAGTGGGCTTAGTCTGTGGTAATGGAGGGTCAACAACTTGCCTTAAGGAAGCAGTTGAAAATAAGTGTGACGTATACATTACAGGTGAATGTAATTTGTATACGATTCAATATGCTCAGTTTAAAGGGATAAATCTTATCATTGGGAGTCATACTTTCACAGAATTCTTTGGAATTCAAAGTTTAGCATTGAAATTGAATGAGAATAAAAAAGAACTTGAAGTAGTGAGACTTAATGAAGAGCATTATGAAGCAAATATAAAATAA
- the cas7c gene encoding type I-C CRISPR-associated protein Cas7/Csd2 — translation MTTLNHKIDFAVVLSVTKANPNGDPLNGNRPRQNYDGHGEISDVAIKRKIRNRLQDMEESIFVQSNDRKVDQFNSLRERAETNVDLVKALKSKENPHEQFASVACKEWIDVRSFGQVFAFKGGSGKGVSVGVRGPVSIHTATSVDPIDITSMQITKSVNSEPGNDKGSDTMGMKHRVDFGVYVFYGSINTQLAEKTGFTNEDALKIKNALVTLFENDASAARPEGSIEVHKVCWWEHNSKLGQYSSAKVHRLLDIKRNIDEPKTIDDYTILVHELDGLKVAIIDGL, via the coding sequence ATGACAACTTTAAACCATAAAATCGATTTTGCAGTTGTTCTATCTGTTACCAAGGCTAATCCAAATGGAGATCCTTTGAACGGAAATCGTCCGAGGCAAAATTATGATGGCCATGGTGAAATCTCTGATGTAGCCATTAAAAGAAAGATTAGAAATCGTCTTCAGGATATGGAGGAATCTATTTTTGTTCAGTCAAATGACAGGAAGGTAGATCAGTTTAATAGCTTAAGGGAAAGAGCAGAGACGAATGTAGATTTGGTAAAAGCATTAAAATCGAAAGAAAATCCTCATGAGCAATTTGCTTCAGTCGCATGTAAGGAGTGGATTGATGTAAGGAGCTTTGGACAAGTTTTTGCATTTAAAGGAGGATCCGGAAAAGGTGTCTCTGTTGGAGTAAGAGGACCTGTTTCTATTCATACGGCAACTAGTGTTGATCCGATTGACATCACTAGTATGCAAATTACGAAAAGTGTAAATTCTGAGCCTGGAAATGATAAAGGTTCAGATACGATGGGAATGAAGCATCGTGTCGATTTTGGAGTTTATGTTTTTTATGGAAGTATTAATACACAATTAGCAGAAAAGACAGGTTTTACTAACGAGGACGCGCTAAAGATTAAAAATGCACTTGTTACATTGTTTGAAAATGATGCGTCAGCAGCACGTCCTGAAGGAAGTATAGAAGTACATAAAGTTTGTTGGTGGGAGCATAATTCAAAACTTGGTCAGTACTCTTCTGCAAAAGTACACCGTTTACTGGATATTAAGCGGAATATTGACGAACCAAAAACAATTGATGACTATACCATCTTGGTACATGAATTAGATGGTTTAAAAGTTGCGATTATTGATGGACTGTAA
- the cas8c gene encoding type I-C CRISPR-associated protein Cas8c/Csd1, which yields MSWLLNLYETYQSNLDRVGKIEKKYNGQEYTLLPISHTTQTAHIEVSITEDGEFHTAEIIDKSDASTLIPCTENSANRAGSKIAPYPLHDKLSYVAGDFVTYGGKIKKEEPFSYYINQLEGWTVSPYATAKVKSIYTYLSKRRLIKDLVEKGILHVDTNGELIEAWDKKAEAFLGEKPPIFSVVTGNQESAFVRFNVYSPNKMLTKVWKDPEMYDSFIKFYSNFLGKDDYCYVTGKIMPSTDKHANKIRNAGDKAKLISANDTSGFTFRGRFHKANDVANISYDVSQKAHNALKWLINKQGKIVDQRVFLVWGNDSEDIPDFVEDSYNIYSMDLRLPKKREIKSYTHEQFADEVAKAIDGYKNNLSSSANVNILLLDSATTGRLAVLYYRNMDKNLYLNRLKNWHSTCVWEHRYRKNKDNEFVKFYGAPSTKDIAFAAYGPKANEKIVKGLMERILPCIIDEKKIPFDIVRSAIQRASNPVSMERWEWEKTLSITCALINTMEGYQMVLDKENNDRDYLFGRLLAIADVLERKSLNTSDQRATNARRYMNSFSQHPERTWRTIQGALQPYQARLGEKVSYYNKLIDEVGSKIKIGDFNNKPLSGRYLLGFYSQRHELYQKKENNVSLDESVNNRGEN from the coding sequence ATGAGTTGGCTATTGAATTTGTACGAGACGTATCAATCAAATTTAGATCGAGTCGGTAAAATTGAAAAAAAATATAATGGCCAAGAATATACATTGCTGCCTATCTCTCATACCACTCAAACAGCCCATATTGAAGTTTCAATCACAGAAGACGGTGAATTTCACACGGCGGAAATCATTGATAAAAGCGATGCAAGTACATTGATTCCATGTACAGAGAATTCAGCAAACAGGGCTGGATCCAAAATAGCTCCCTATCCATTACATGATAAATTAAGTTATGTGGCAGGTGATTTTGTTACATATGGCGGAAAAATCAAAAAAGAAGAGCCTTTCTCATACTACATAAATCAATTAGAGGGATGGACAGTATCTCCATATGCTACAGCTAAGGTAAAAAGTATCTATACTTATTTAAGCAAGAGGCGACTAATAAAGGATTTAGTTGAAAAAGGAATTTTGCATGTTGATACAAATGGAGAATTGATTGAAGCATGGGATAAAAAGGCTGAAGCATTCCTTGGTGAAAAGCCACCTATTTTTTCAGTAGTTACAGGTAACCAAGAAAGTGCTTTTGTAAGGTTTAATGTGTATTCTCCGAATAAGATGCTGACAAAGGTCTGGAAAGATCCTGAAATGTACGATTCTTTTATCAAGTTTTATAGCAACTTTTTGGGTAAAGATGATTATTGCTATGTAACAGGAAAAATAATGCCAAGTACAGACAAACATGCCAATAAAATCAGAAATGCAGGGGACAAAGCGAAATTGATTTCTGCAAATGATACAAGCGGCTTTACATTTAGAGGAAGATTTCACAAGGCTAATGATGTCGCTAATATCAGTTACGATGTGTCACAAAAAGCACATAATGCGTTGAAATGGCTCATTAACAAGCAAGGGAAAATTGTTGATCAACGTGTATTTCTTGTCTGGGGTAATGATTCGGAGGATATTCCAGATTTTGTAGAAGACAGCTACAACATTTATTCAATGGATTTAAGACTACCGAAAAAACGAGAAATTAAGTCTTATACACACGAGCAATTTGCCGATGAAGTTGCTAAGGCGATTGATGGCTATAAAAATAATTTATCGTCCAGTGCCAATGTAAATATTCTCTTGCTTGATTCAGCGACAACAGGTAGATTAGCTGTTCTTTATTACCGTAATATGGATAAAAATCTATATTTAAACAGGTTAAAGAACTGGCATTCCACTTGTGTATGGGAACATCGTTATCGTAAAAATAAAGATAATGAATTTGTTAAATTTTATGGAGCACCATCAACGAAAGATATTGCGTTTGCTGCTTATGGACCAAAAGCAAATGAGAAAATAGTCAAAGGATTAATGGAGCGTATACTACCTTGTATTATAGACGAAAAAAAAATTCCATTCGACATCGTCAGAAGTGCCATTCAGCGTGCATCAAACCCTGTATCAATGGAAAGATGGGAATGGGAAAAAACACTAAGCATTACATGTGCATTAATTAATACAATGGAGGGATATCAAATGGTATTAGATAAGGAAAATAATGATCGTGATTATCTATTCGGACGTCTTCTTGCAATTGCAGATGTTTTGGAAAGAAAGTCTTTAAATACAAGTGATCAACGTGCCACAAATGCTAGAAGATATATGAATTCCTTTTCGCAACATCCGGAAAGAACATGGAGGACGATTCAAGGGGCTTTACAACCATATCAAGCACGTTTAGGAGAGAAAGTTTCGTATTATAACAAGTTAATTGATGAGGTTGGCTCAAAAATAAAAATCGGAGATTTCAATAATAAACCGCTATCTGGCAGATACTTGTTAGGCTTTTATAGTCAGCGACATGAGTTGTATCAAAAAAAGGAAAATAATGTTTCACTAGATGAATCAGTAAATAATAGAGGGGAGAATTAA
- a CDS encoding tyrosine-type recombinase/integrase yields the protein MKFEMKTLNKDSSLEIIGKQKYEFANIIAIWNEDILKQAEQRKENNEREDKQTYDGFSDEEILYYYLNRQTHFDKEKRIKDNSRVLYARDLSQFYFFIKQSTEYLQQDVKDYEDGRVWRNLRKRHIRNYQRWLSEEAVSYQSREKYKPSTISRKLGVIRSYLKWLYEIGYIQEPLHVEVLSTTVGKHHKPKRDLSYEEVKQLLRYYQDNEINYALLSILATTGLRVAEVAHAKWENLEFDSIRDRYYLTVDTKGNGERIVSINKEIFHRIVAFRIRRRLPINIGNKNGGTIFQTKNHTAYRENYLSQYITKIIKDTELPFTKDIRITPHFFRHFYVQYLYDYKELPPHLIAAAVGHKDDRTTKENYLKQRLIKDKDAGNLIGEDEF from the coding sequence ATGAAATTTGAAATGAAGACACTAAATAAGGATAGTTCTTTAGAAATTATTGGAAAACAAAAATATGAATTCGCAAATATAATTGCAATTTGGAATGAAGATATTCTAAAACAAGCGGAGCAAAGAAAAGAAAACAATGAACGAGAAGATAAACAAACGTATGATGGTTTTTCTGATGAGGAGATACTGTACTACTATTTAAACCGACAAACTCATTTTGATAAGGAAAAACGGATAAAGGATAATTCACGTGTTTTATATGCACGTGATCTAAGTCAATTCTATTTTTTTATTAAACAAAGCACAGAGTATCTGCAGCAAGATGTAAAAGATTATGAAGATGGTCGTGTATGGAGGAATCTACGAAAACGTCATATCCGTAACTATCAAAGGTGGTTGTCAGAAGAGGCAGTTTCCTATCAATCCAGGGAGAAATACAAACCATCCACAATAAGTAGAAAGCTAGGTGTAATTCGATCCTATTTAAAATGGCTATATGAAATCGGATATATTCAGGAGCCACTTCATGTAGAAGTATTGAGTACCACAGTAGGCAAGCATCATAAACCAAAGAGGGATTTATCCTATGAAGAAGTAAAGCAGTTACTTCGTTATTATCAGGATAACGAGATTAATTATGCTTTATTATCTATTCTTGCGACAACGGGGCTACGTGTCGCGGAAGTTGCTCATGCGAAGTGGGAAAACCTTGAATTTGATTCAATACGTGATCGGTATTACTTGACTGTAGATACAAAGGGTAATGGTGAAAGAATTGTTTCTATTAATAAAGAGATTTTTCATCGTATTGTTGCCTTTCGTATACGCCGACGACTTCCTATTAATATAGGTAATAAAAATGGTGGTACCATCTTTCAAACTAAAAATCATACAGCATATCGAGAAAATTATTTATCTCAGTACATTACAAAGATTATTAAGGATACGGAGCTACCGTTTACGAAAGATATTAGAATAACGCCTCACTTCTTTAGACACTTTTATGTACAGTACTTGTACGATTACAAAGAGTTACCACCACATCTTATCGCAGCCGCAGTAGGTCATAAAGATGATAGAACGACAAAAGAAAATTATTTAAAGCAACGTTTAATCAAGGATAAGGATGCGGGGAATTTAATTGGTGAAGATGAATTTTAA
- the cas5c gene encoding type I-C CRISPR-associated protein Cas5c: protein MRNSIEFELFGDYALFTDPLMKMGGEKFSYQVPTYQAIKGIVESIYWKPTLLMVVDKIRIMNAIKMESKGIRPIEYGGGNTLANYTYLKDVRYQIKAHFIFNPHRPDLAFDHNEFKHHNILKRSLKAGGRRDIFLGTRECQGYVEPCVFGEGKGFYDNYGGDIHLGTMVHGLNYPDETGRNELEVRLWNPVMRDGIIQFIRPEECTKVRKIAKMEPKVFDRSNVESVDELIKQLEEGGE, encoded by the coding sequence TTGAGAAATTCTATTGAGTTTGAATTATTTGGTGATTACGCTCTATTTACAGATCCCTTGATGAAAATGGGAGGAGAAAAATTCTCTTATCAAGTACCGACTTACCAAGCTATTAAGGGCATCGTCGAATCAATATACTGGAAGCCGACTCTTCTTATGGTGGTCGATAAAATAAGAATTATGAATGCAATCAAAATGGAGTCAAAAGGTATTCGTCCGATTGAATATGGTGGCGGGAATACACTCGCAAATTACACATATTTAAAGGATGTTCGATATCAGATCAAGGCTCATTTTATCTTTAATCCTCATCGACCAGATTTAGCTTTTGACCACAACGAATTTAAGCATCATAACATCCTAAAACGTTCACTTAAAGCTGGCGGACGTAGAGACATTTTTTTAGGAACGAGAGAGTGCCAAGGATATGTGGAACCTTGTGTTTTTGGTGAAGGCAAAGGCTTTTATGATAATTATGGTGGAGATATTCATTTAGGCACAATGGTTCATGGGCTCAATTATCCAGATGAAACAGGTAGAAACGAATTAGAAGTTCGTTTATGGAATCCAGTAATGAGAGATGGAATCATTCAATTCATCCGACCGGAAGAATGTACAAAAGTCCGTAAAATAGCGAAGATGGAGCCAAAGGTTTTTGACCGTTCAAACGTTGAATCAGTTGATGAGCTTATAAAACAATTAGAAGAAGGAGGTGAATAA
- the cas4 gene encoding CRISPR-associated protein Cas4, whose product MDCNEENSYLMLSGIQHFQFCKRQWALIHIEQQWEENVRTIEGKYLHQKADQPFIKEKRGNKLTVRALPIKSNELKITGICDVVEFIKDNSGIEINGAEGKYIAHPIEYKRGKPKMNDSDVLQLTAQAICLEEMLLCEINTGYIFYNEIKHRIEVPLTADDKNKVRSIVKEMYDYYKRKHTPKVKTGLFCKNCSLQNVCLPKLMNKRSVKSYIEGKIHE is encoded by the coding sequence ATGGACTGTAATGAAGAAAATAGTTATCTAATGTTATCTGGTATTCAACATTTTCAATTTTGCAAACGACAATGGGCTCTCATCCATATTGAACAGCAATGGGAAGAAAACGTTAGAACGATTGAGGGTAAGTATCTTCATCAAAAAGCTGATCAACCATTTATTAAAGAAAAACGAGGAAACAAACTTACTGTTCGTGCGCTGCCTATAAAGTCAAATGAACTTAAAATTACAGGTATTTGTGATGTGGTTGAATTTATTAAAGATAATAGTGGTATTGAAATAAATGGTGCTGAAGGAAAATATATTGCTCATCCTATCGAATATAAACGCGGGAAACCAAAAATGAACGATTCGGATGTTTTACAATTAACAGCACAAGCTATATGTCTAGAAGAAATGCTGCTTTGTGAAATAAATACAGGTTATATATTCTATAATGAAATAAAACACAGAATCGAAGTACCGCTAACAGCAGATGATAAAAACAAAGTTAGGTCAATTGTCAAAGAAATGTATGATTATTATAAACGCAAGCATACACCTAAAGTAAAAACTGGATTATTTTGCAAAAATTGTTCCCTTCAAAATGTTTGCTTACCAAAATTAATGAATAAAAGATCTGTAAAAAGTTATATTGAAGGGAAGATTCATGAATGA
- a CDS encoding VOC family protein translates to MKNWVQFRFARPTDKFEEVIGFYETGLGLNRIGEFQNHEGYDGVMFGLPDEEYHLEFTRHVNGSPCPAPTKDNLLVFYMPNKDEIEKITNRLNKMGYHEVEPENPYWIEKGTTIEDPDGWRIVLMNAVG, encoded by the coding sequence ATGAAGAATTGGGTTCAGTTTAGATTTGCAAGACCAACAGATAAATTTGAAGAAGTTATAGGTTTTTATGAAACAGGATTGGGTTTAAACCGTATAGGGGAGTTTCAAAATCATGAAGGATACGACGGGGTTATGTTTGGATTACCTGATGAAGAGTATCATTTAGAGTTCACAAGGCACGTTAATGGAAGTCCATGTCCTGCGCCGACAAAAGATAATTTACTAGTTTTTTATATGCCTAATAAAGATGAAATTGAAAAAATAACGAATCGATTAAATAAAATGGGCTATCATGAAGTTGAACCGGAAAATCCGTATTGGATAGAGAAGGGAACGACGATAGAAGATCCGGATGGTTGGAGAATTGTACTCATGAATGCAGTTGGATAA
- a CDS encoding CRISPR-associated helicase/endonuclease Cas3 — protein sequence MNYIAHIRESDKQVQTVGEHLLGVKELSETYGEKIGIKHLAGLAGMLHDLGKYSNEFREYILEAVNNPNSPPKRGSVDHSTAGGKFLYQFFHTENVIPYKGIISEIVGNAIISHHGYLQDFFNPNLESPYLNRVRDKELSEFDMTKQFFFKYVMSETDFHEYVDKATVELESFLLKESPENTEKQLMFLTKFIFSTLIDADRTNTRLFEEEKSVESVINSDELFDIYYEKLMIKINSFKKQQNAITPINILRAEMSDQCDQFAERPSGIYTLSIPTGGGKTLASLRYALKHAKIHNKKRIIYVVPYTTIIEQNAEEVRKILKDEANILEHHSNIVEEVNDNDESEDGIINVKQKLKLARDNWDSPVIFTTMVQFLNVFYAKGSRNTRRLHNLSESIIIFDEVQKVPISCVSLFNQALNFLKIYSRSSLVLCTATQPALDFVEQKLDINADAEMITNLDYVIESFKRVEIIDKATNETFNNDKLTTFIHTKIGEVQNILIILNTKSVVRDLYTRLQSQELNIPIYHLSTTMCAAHRHKILEEIRKCLRDGKKIICISTQLIEAGVDVSFECVIRSLSGLDSIAQAAGRCNRHGEKGIQNVYVIDYEEENLSRLQEIKIGKKITKKILVDLKRNNKSHGGHILSREAMKRYFKEYYTEFESGLNYFIPKLKKNMTELLSAPRIENSYRRAYIHKHDKKDVPLFIVNSYRTAAEHFRVIDDLTTSVIVPYEDGKDIIAELNSSSSIENLSQLLRKAQQYTVNLFSYEKEQLIKNDGLVYYFDGKILALKESAYNDEYGLDIHNESDFKTAIF from the coding sequence ATGAACTATATTGCTCACATCCGCGAAAGTGACAAGCAGGTACAAACTGTCGGAGAGCATTTATTAGGGGTAAAAGAACTATCTGAAACCTACGGAGAAAAAATTGGGATAAAACATTTAGCCGGTTTAGCAGGCATGCTCCATGATCTAGGTAAATATTCCAATGAGTTTAGAGAGTACATATTGGAAGCAGTAAATAACCCTAATTCTCCACCTAAAAGAGGAAGTGTTGATCATTCAACTGCAGGCGGAAAATTTTTATATCAATTCTTCCATACAGAAAATGTTATTCCTTATAAAGGGATAATATCTGAAATAGTAGGAAATGCTATTATTTCTCACCATGGATACCTTCAAGATTTTTTCAATCCTAATTTAGAATCACCATATTTAAATAGAGTGCGAGATAAAGAATTGAGTGAATTTGATATGACAAAGCAATTCTTTTTTAAATATGTTATGAGCGAGACAGATTTTCATGAGTATGTTGACAAAGCCACTGTAGAACTAGAAAGTTTTTTACTTAAAGAATCCCCGGAAAATACTGAAAAACAATTAATGTTTTTAACTAAATTTATCTTTAGTACATTAATTGATGCCGATAGAACAAACACCCGATTATTTGAAGAAGAAAAAAGTGTAGAATCCGTAATAAATTCTGACGAGTTATTTGATATATATTACGAAAAGCTCATGATAAAAATCAATTCATTTAAAAAACAACAGAATGCAATTACCCCCATTAACATTTTAAGAGCCGAGATGTCAGATCAGTGTGATCAATTTGCTGAGAGGCCATCAGGAATATATACGTTATCTATTCCAACTGGTGGTGGTAAAACATTAGCAAGCTTAAGATATGCACTAAAACACGCCAAGATCCATAATAAAAAACGAATTATTTATGTTGTACCTTACACAACAATTATTGAGCAAAATGCGGAAGAAGTTCGAAAAATCTTAAAAGATGAAGCAAATATTTTAGAACATCATTCAAATATAGTTGAAGAAGTGAATGATAATGATGAAAGTGAAGACGGTATTATTAACGTAAAACAAAAATTAAAGCTAGCTAGAGATAATTGGGATTCGCCCGTTATTTTTACAACCATGGTTCAGTTTCTAAATGTGTTTTACGCAAAAGGAAGTAGAAATACTAGAAGACTCCATAATTTAAGTGAGTCAATTATTATTTTTGATGAAGTACAAAAAGTTCCTATTTCATGCGTTTCATTATTTAATCAAGCATTGAATTTTTTAAAAATATATAGTCGTTCCAGCCTAGTTCTCTGTACTGCCACTCAACCCGCTTTGGACTTTGTAGAACAGAAATTAGATATAAATGCAGATGCTGAAATGATTACTAATCTCGATTATGTAATTGAATCATTTAAAAGAGTAGAAATCATTGATAAAGCAACTAATGAAACGTTTAATAATGACAAACTCACAACATTTATACATACAAAAATTGGGGAAGTACAAAATATCCTAATTATTTTAAATACAAAATCAGTTGTGAGAGATTTATATACACGATTACAGAGTCAAGAATTAAATATTCCTATTTACCACTTAAGCACAACAATGTGTGCAGCCCATCGACACAAAATTTTAGAAGAGATTAGGAAGTGCCTCAGGGATGGAAAAAAAATCATTTGCATCAGCACACAGTTAATCGAAGCTGGTGTAGATGTGAGTTTTGAGTGTGTTATTCGATCCTTATCTGGGTTAGACTCTATAGCACAAGCGGCAGGAAGGTGTAATCGTCATGGGGAAAAGGGCATACAGAATGTTTATGTGATTGATTATGAAGAGGAAAACCTAAGTCGTTTACAGGAGATTAAAATCGGAAAGAAAATTACGAAAAAAATTCTTGTGGATTTGAAGCGTAACAACAAAAGTCACGGAGGGCATATTTTATCAAGGGAAGCAATGAAAAGATATTTTAAAGAATATTATACAGAATTTGAATCTGGTTTAAATTACTTTATTCCAAAACTTAAAAAGAACATGACAGAGCTATTATCTGCACCGAGAATAGAAAATAGTTATCGTCGAGCATATATTCATAAACACGACAAAAAGGACGTTCCATTATTTATTGTAAATAGCTACCGGACAGCAGCCGAACATTTCCGCGTCATTGATGATCTAACAACTTCAGTTATTGTCCCATATGAAGATGGTAAAGATATCATCGCAGAATTAAATAGCAGTAGTTCCATTGAGAATCTAAGCCAATTATTACGAAAGGCACAACAGTATACAGTTAATTTATTCAGCTATGAAAAAGAACAATTGATTAAAAACGATGGTCTTGTATACTATTTTGATGGGAAAATTTTAGCTTTGAAGGAAAGTGCCTATAATGATGAATATGGTTTAGACATTCATAATGAGAGCGATTTTAAGACAGCTATATTTTAA
- a CDS encoding DNA polymerase thumb domain-containing protein — MFDYSKCMNRMIFCIDLCSFFASCACVMRGLDPLKVKLAVVGDVNRKGSIVLACTPELKKLGISTATRLYEIPKDPNIIIVNATMGRFVEISNQITEIYTKYVALEDLHVFSIDECFLDMEQTAHLFGRDPIVIAERIQKEIYDTTGITASIGIGPNLFLSKVALDVESKHSRSRIVLWTYEDVPKKLWNIKPLKDVCGIGSATQDALHGMGLFSLQDVANTPKERLIKRFGKVKGEELHRFSFGIDESRIANKYIPKSTSITKGQILLEDCYSLNKLKLLILEQIEETCFRLRSMDKCCRTVELAIGYSKYIGGGFKRAITLDQPTCLTEDVYEASLQLLRRF; from the coding sequence ATGTTTGATTACTCAAAGTGCATGAATCGAATGATTTTCTGCATAGATTTATGTTCATTTTTCGCCAGTTGTGCATGTGTTATGAGAGGTTTAGATCCATTGAAAGTGAAATTAGCGGTCGTCGGGGACGTGAATAGAAAGGGATCAATTGTGCTTGCTTGCACTCCCGAACTGAAAAAACTGGGCATTTCGACAGCAACGAGATTATACGAAATTCCAAAAGATCCAAACATCATTATTGTAAATGCAACTATGGGAAGGTTTGTTGAAATTTCTAATCAAATTACTGAAATATATACAAAGTATGTAGCATTAGAAGATCTACACGTTTTTTCGATAGATGAGTGCTTCCTTGATATGGAACAAACAGCGCATCTATTTGGTCGTGATCCTATTGTAATTGCTGAAAGAATTCAAAAAGAGATATACGATACAACGGGTATAACCGCATCCATCGGAATTGGGCCGAATTTATTTCTTTCAAAGGTTGCTCTAGATGTGGAAAGTAAACATTCCAGGTCTAGGATTGTATTATGGACATACGAAGATGTTCCAAAGAAACTCTGGAATATCAAGCCACTCAAAGATGTATGTGGAATCGGATCAGCTACCCAGGATGCATTACATGGCATGGGACTGTTTTCCTTACAGGATGTTGCAAATACACCCAAAGAGCGTTTAATAAAGCGATTTGGAAAGGTGAAAGGTGAAGAGTTACATCGTTTTTCATTTGGTATAGATGAAAGCCGTATTGCTAATAAATACATACCTAAAAGTACGTCCATAACAAAAGGACAAATCTTATTAGAGGATTGTTATAGTCTCAATAAGTTGAAGTTACTTATTTTAGAACAGATTGAGGAAACGTGTTTTCGTCTTCGATCTATGGATAAATGCTGTAGGACGGTTGAACTTGCTATAGGTTACAGCAAGTACATTGGTGGAGGGTTTAAGCGAGCAATTACATTAGATCAGCCGACATGTTTAACAGAAGATGTCTATGAGGCATCTTTACAATTATTAAGAAGATTC